The following is a genomic window from Panthera uncia isolate 11264 chromosome B4, Puncia_PCG_1.0, whole genome shotgun sequence.
AGCTGCAAATGCTACAGTGCATGATCACTTATGGTGTTATGAGGATAGAAACATTTAGCTGAACTTGAACTCTTTAGGGtgtatgaagaaatagaaaaacagaacagatatTCGAGACTGATCTAAGAGCATGTATCAATTATCCAAGCGACATAAGCAAGCTACACCATGCTTCTAAAGGAGGAACCTGTTTGTTTTACGATAACTTATTGGCTATTTCGGTTGGAATGGTACTAAGTGCCCTGCGACATGTCTTAAATTCCATGTCACCTGCCTTCTGGGCTATAGAGAGGCTatgtttcccagcctcccttatAGACAGTTACCGCAATGTGACCGAAAACTGAACAATGTCGTAGGAGTGAAAATCATTTACATAGGAGTGCATCATTTACAGGCCCGTCCCAACAAAATCTCCCCGTGAACAGTTCTCCATACACCTCTTTCATCCTGGCTGTCAGGAATGGGGATGACTCCAAGGCGATCCCAACCACATGTTAAAGATGGAATCCTTTTGATCAGTCTGATTCCCTGGATAACTGTATAGAGAGAGCTCCTCAAACACATCAGTACTGTGAAAAGAGCAATTTAAATCTGCATTATGTATGAGTCACTTTTATGTTTGGAGCCTATTTGTGGCAGCATTTTGTCTTCCCAGTCTAATACAGAAATTGGAACTGAAAGTGTGCAGTTTCATTTAGACGATCTGAATAGtgaagaaacagaaccaagaaaTCCGTGCATCCTGCAGATTTTTGTggtggattttgttttcattggttTTCCAGCCATAGTATAGCTTTATTCACCCATTTCTTTGGTCATTCGCATATCATTTGGAGCAACTATTCTATGGGCCAGCTTTATATCCTGAGGAGTCAGCAGGAAACATCATAGACATGATCTACACATTACATTGTTCATATTTTACTGGGGCAGacagattattaaaaacaaatgaataaatcagatATAGAAGTAATTTATTGGAGTTTTGATAACGTTAAAATTTCATAATGTAAGAATTATTACAGACCTCCTGAACAAGGTTACACATTTCTTTCTTATAACAGAATGTTATTAATAACATCTCCACACATTATTTCATCAATTTCCACAAGattctaataaaacaaatattgaagATATTCCTGATATTTATTACAcacatataataaatactattttagtATATACAGAAGGATAATTatgtatcataatttttaaacatttatttagttttgagaaagagagagagagaaggggaggggcagagagagagggagagtcagaatcccaagcaggctccacactgtcagcgcagggtctgatgcagggctcaaataacgaaacgatgagatcatgacttgaaccgaaaccgagagtcagatgcttaactaactgagccacccaggtacccccatattattttttttactattcttataatgaacatatttttaagacAAGGAACAGCTGAGTCTTGTTATTTGAAGCTTAAGAGAAACTTTTAGGTggcaagatggaaaaaataattggCAGTTCAGAGATTCAAAGACGAAAACTGAACAATTTGAGATCAGACCTCAACTTCCAAAAAGGTCTTCTTAATTCACAAACCGTAAGAAATGACTTTCCTAGTGGCATATCGGAACATAGAAGCGTTGAAAGCAAGTCacgatcatttttttctttctcatccctACTGCAGAACTTGATTTTTTCTCTGAGATGTTACCTACTTGTATTAATCTAATATTCTTTAGCTTTGTCTCTTATacacatatgtgaaatttattctAAGTATAAGTGTCACTCTTGAATTTTATTGTGTGCATCTTTTTCTAATAAAGCTCTGATGGCTCTCTATTAACCATGACAAATTTATGATGGAATAATACCTACCCCAAACACTCATCCTCACTCTGTGATTTACAATCCAATATCATTACCATCCAAAAGACCGAAGATCCAAACAATAGAATCTAAACACACCGTGGTACATATGCATGGATCTAATTACAATGGAAAAGAGCAATTATTTCCTGAGATTAAGTTGTCATTCTTAACAATGCATAAATATAGATTATAAACTCTTAAACCAGAAAATAATAACGTagaatatgtatatgaaatacaCATTGCTTCATAATCCTGAGGAATTTCTTACAATATTTCGTATAATTAGATTGCTTACCTGAAAAAATCAGCTAATGAAAtgataatcatataatttttcttatatttttcacaAACACATCTGCATATACTTTTGTGATATGCTTAAATAAAAGGCTTTCTAAGGTAAACCTTTGGAAATTACTCCATGATATACTCATTAGAAAAAGAGGTAAGAAGtatactttttcttaatgtttacttattttgagagagacagagacagagcatgagcaagggagggtcagagagacagaaacacagaatctgaagcaggctccaggctctgagacatcagcacagagcccaatgcggggctcaaacctatgaaccgcgagatcatgacctgagccaaaatcagaggtctaaccgactgaaccacccaggtgcccccaaaagaggTAAGAAGTATAAAATGTTATGGGCTCCATCAACTGGTTTTCTCCTAGAAGACACACAATgctcctctttgtttctttcagtcAGCACTTCAGCTGCCACAGAAATGACAGAAAGGCCTGTCTTAGCTTCTTGTTTCCCCAAATCAGCATCAACGAGTGGATTGAAGGATATAGGATTCCAATAACCTGGCAAAGGAGGAAGCCGAACTCGTTCTGCAGCCAATTAGAACTCCAAATTGTGATCGTCAGAGTAAAGAAGTAACCGgcaaagaacaagagaaaggagACCACAGTCTGCATGGTTCTTATGTGGACCTTGGTGCTGGGATCTTGGGATCCCTTATCACAGAGCTGCATCCTCTTGAGATGTTTCCAGAGGGAAAAGATCAACAGCACAAAAGACATCAGGGACATACCAAAGGGTATGAAGTTTGCTAGTGTGAATATAGTCCTATTTGAGAGCTGtaaaatgtccctcaatttggtcTTCCTAGTGCCGTTTCCTTCATATACCTCAGTCTGCACTTTCTCATGTACGCTCACCACCACAACatgaaaaaccaaaaagaacaagGACCCCAACAGAATCACAAGAACTATGCTTTTAACTCTCCACTTGAGGCGAAGGAAAATACGGCTGGAGAAGTTGGctattttgaacaaataaaatatgctGAGGCTAGTAGCCAGCCAGATGCTAAAATGATTGCTTACTGTCCAggcaatttgaaaaataattcttacttCTAAGCTATAGAAATCTGGATTGAACAAAGTTGCATACCAATTTATTATCATTACCCAGAGCAAACCAATTCTGGAGACAGCCAGAGCAGCGAGAATGTGATCAACTGAGGAGATCTTTTGTCTCTTGGTCCAGTCAATGAAGTTCACCAGTGCTATGAAGCCATTGGCAAAATTTCCTAGGAGAAATTCTATTATTACCACGATGGAAAAAATGCTCGGTAGTGCAGTTACCATgtccagaaaggaaaacaaacaaaaaatctaagTCTAATGTCTGATGTCACTGGTTGTGCACCTGATCTCTAAGTGTGCAGTAAAGTTCTCgtttcttttaaattctgtgaCCAATGTCAAGCAGGAAAGCACCAGGGTAGGCCAGTAGATGAGCTCAGTGCTGTCCTGATGAAAACCCTTGTTATTCCCAAATGGCTAAAGTGACTCCCACTCGTACACTGTGTGTCCTTGCCATGGTTGGATTATTTCATAACTGGTGTTGAGGTGAAAGCTGGGTTCACATTTGTTAACATGCAAATAAGGACATATTATTTGCAACTTTTTCCTTGTTTAACTTTTCCATAATTTGTGTTCACCAACTGTAGTTGTTAGatagtaaaatttaaaactccaaTATGTAGAACAAACAGTGAATGTCCACAAGCTATTTCATGGAGCTGGGTCATAGCTACGGTCTACAGTGCTATGgacttattattacttttttaatgccAGATGTACATAGGAAGAATTCAAGCTTTTCCTATCAAAAGCATCCGGAAAAGACAGACAATTCTCTCCAAAAGCTGGTTGCTGATAATTAATACTTATatataactgtatttatttagaagctcgtgaacacacacacacacacacacacacacataaatacatatgcatcTCATGGACGGAATTACTGTTCtataatttccaaaatgtaaaGTCAGTGTCCAGAGATCATCCTGGTTCAAATCCCCCCTGTAGGCTTTTTCAACCCCTTATTAATAGCTATCAAATATATCTTTCATGCTTAGGTCTTTGAGAAAGTCTCTCTTTTGAGTctatttaatatgtattaatatttagTTAAAACATTCAAAGATTTTGTAAATGGTTTTGGGCATTTCAAAAGAACGCATGTTTTCCATTGCCagttccagattttttttcatatgtgaatagtcatttttattttgtttcatttgtcgtaacttcttttttaagattaacaGATGTTAAAATCAACCTCTACCCTGGATTTCATtcagtttcagtttttgtagtaattgtttttaatttttttttaatgcttatttatttttgagagagagagacagacaccaagtgtgagtgagggagggacagagagagggagacacagaattggaagcaggctccagcctctgagctctcagcacagagcccgacgtggggctcaaacccacgaaccaccagatcatgacctgagctgaagtcagacacttaaccgactgagccacccaggtgccccaatagtagTAATTGTTTTTAGCAGAAGATCTTGAGCTGGACTGCCAGGATGAGAAACCCAGATTGCCTGCTTCATGTAAATCTGATCTTGGACACTGCTTTAAAACCACTCTCTGCCTCCGTATGATCACCAGTAAGATGTGGACAATAATGATACCCTCTCCCTGCAGTCTTTGTGAAGAGTTTATCTACTACCTGCGATCCTGCCTGTCTGGTACAGAAAGGGCAGGAAAGGTTGTTACTTAGTCCTCTGATCCCGTGTTATTTGATACTTTAAAGCTAACCTGTGATAACTTCCATTTAGGAGTAGAATGTAGCCAATTGGAAAAGGCAAGATGTCCTCCTCTAACAAGCAGGATAAGGAGAATAAATtgccaaaattatattttaaattcatcctAAATCTGTGCGAGAAGAGAAGACCACCCAAACTGAGATCTGGGATGCAGAGTCTTTTCAGGTGAAGAGATGATCTATATATTcagtgaaatccctatcaaatCCTAGCAGGCTCTATTCCCAGAAAGTGAAAGACTatgtctaaaatgtatatggaaatgcaaagtgcCCAGAATAgctgaaaggatttttttttaatgttttatttacttttgagagagagagacagagtatgagcaggggaggggcagagagagagggagacacagaatccgaagcaggctccaggctctgagctgtcagcacagagcccaaaacagggctcgaATTTATGAATCacgagtttatgacctgagccaaagttggatgcgtaactgactgaaccacccaggcgtcccttagccaaaaggatttttttaaaaagaacaaatctggaggaTTTCAGTTCCTGGTATTGAAGCTTGCTATTAGCATGTATTAATCAAGATAGTGTAATACTCACATGCAGATAGACATATATATTAATGAAACACAACTGAGAGTCCGGACTAATATTGACATTCCTGGTCAATGTGTTACCAAACCCAAGTTCAGCTGCCAGTCTCTTGGAAGGCCATCACTCAGGAGGAGAGTTTTTGACGAGAAAGGAACATGGGCTTTAGTCAGAAGGCCGGCaacctggggagaaggcagactctTGTCCAAAAACCAACTCGGAGGTTTCCTGCCTGACCCAGGGGGGGTTTTAACGGGTTTAGGGTAGTTAACCAGCAAAAGGAGTGCAGTGGCCTGCAACATTTCTTGATTACGTGCAGACTTGATGATGCCCGCTCCAAATGTTATCTCAGTGCTCAGGGGTTGTGCAAGGGGGTCCGGTTCTTGTTTGTTGATGTGCAGGAGTACTCTGTTCTTTCCTCAAAGGAGGGCAAGGTCTACAGATACACAAAGGGAGGTCAGTAAAATCATCAACGTGATCTAAACGAAGAAAAGCATTTTGCTAAAACCTTGCTAAAGCTAGTCAGAAAGCTGAGGCAGCTTTAAACAGACTTGCTGGCTGCTGTGGCCTGGGAAAGTTCGGGTCCTTCACTCCTCAAGGCCAGTGGTCTGCaaatctcaaaaaaagtaaatgagttCTTTTACAGATCAAGGGCCTTAAGTCAGTAAGAAGGGTGTTAACATGGAGCAAGTTAACCCTTAAGACTGGCTGCGGGACGTTCCATTAATTTGCAATCAATGGGAGAAATtatctttctttagttttcaacAAATGAAGTTGGGACAATTAGAGGCCCACACTGATAGAGATACATTTGGGCCCTGATCTTCGTATCataacaaaattaactcaaaattgatcgtAGAAGCTGAATGTAAGGGGAACCActataaacattagaaaaaaaaacataaaaaggttgGTAAACTTGAATTAGGCAGACTTCTTAGAcccaacaccaaaagcataattcataaaattaataaagtagtAAATTGAATtgcatcaaaattgaaaacttttgcgCCCCACAAGGTTCACACCCTGTATAATTCTCTCCCCTTAAGAGTGGGCAGGAGCTGTGACTTACTTCTAGCTTGCAGAATAAGGCAAGCATGAAGAGGTGTTGCAGATAAGCTCCCAAAGCAAAtgattttgagttaattaaaAGGGAGAtgatccggggcgcctgggtggctcagtcggttaagcggccgacttcggctcaggtcatgatctcgcggtccgtgagttcaagccccgcgtcgggctctgtgctgacagctcagagcctggagcctgtttcggattctgtgtctccctctctctgagcctcccccgttcatgctctgtctctctctgtctcaaaaataaacaaacgttaaaaaaataaaaataaaaaaaaaaaaaagggagatgatcCATCATGGGCTTGATGCTATCAGGTAAAGCTTTAAAAGAGTGGCTGGACCTCCCCTGAGTGAGAGACCCTTGCTGGCTTTAAAGACGTAAGCAGCCACGTGACAAAGTGCCTATGGAAAGGGCCACGAGGCAATGAACTCTGCCAATACCCTGAGTGCACTTGGAAGCGGA
Proteins encoded in this region:
- the LOC125920103 gene encoding taste receptor type 2 member 66-like, which produces MVTALPSIFSIVVIIEFLLGNFANGFIALVNFIDWTKRQKISSVDHILAALAVSRIGLLWVMIINWYATLFNPDFYSLEVRIIFQIAWTVSNHFSIWLATSLSIFYLFKIANFSSRIFLRLKWRVKSIVLVILLGSLFFLVFHVVVVSVHEKVQTEVYEGNGTRKTKLRDILQLSNRTIFTLANFIPFGMSLMSFVLLIFSLWKHLKRMQLCDKGSQDPSTKVHIRTMQTVVSFLLFFAGYFFTLTITIWSSNWLQNEFGFLLCQVIGILYPSIHSLMLIWGNKKLRQAFLSFLWQLKC